One stretch of Novosphingobium pentaromativorans US6-1 DNA includes these proteins:
- a CDS encoding nicotinate-nucleotide adenylyltransferase, whose translation MGRTGPVTGLLGGSFNPAHGAHRRISLFAMDALGLDEVWWLVSPGNPLKPTAGMAPLAARVASARRQARRSRIRVTAIERELGTRYTVDTLGKLLRRYPKRRFVWLMGADNLAQLHRWKDWRNLARLMPIAVIARPGYDGAALASPAMAWLGKFRRPQSSLRGPERWSAPALVTLRFDPDTRSATAIRRADPDWARKPSNGLSRNGRYRDGVTHRPITGDAA comes from the coding sequence ATGGGCCGCACGGGGCCGGTCACCGGTCTGCTGGGCGGCAGTTTCAACCCGGCGCATGGCGCTCATCGGCGCATCAGCCTCTTCGCGATGGACGCGTTGGGGCTGGACGAGGTCTGGTGGCTGGTCTCTCCAGGCAATCCGCTCAAGCCGACGGCGGGCATGGCGCCGCTGGCGGCGCGTGTCGCCTCGGCCCGGCGGCAGGCGCGCAGATCGCGAATCCGCGTGACTGCGATCGAGCGGGAACTGGGGACTCGCTATACCGTCGACACGCTCGGGAAGCTGCTTCGGCGCTATCCGAAACGCCGGTTCGTCTGGCTCATGGGCGCGGACAATCTCGCCCAGCTGCACCGCTGGAAGGACTGGCGCAATCTCGCCCGACTCATGCCGATTGCGGTAATTGCGCGTCCGGGGTATGATGGCGCTGCCCTCGCGAGCCCCGCGATGGCCTGGCTGGGGAAGTTCCGGAGACCCCAATCCAGTCTCAGAGGTCCGGAAAGGTGGAGCGCACCTGCGCTGGTGACATTGCGATTCGACCCCGATACGCGGTCGGCAACGGCGATACGCCGGGCCGATCCGGACTGGGCCCGGAAGCCGTCGAACGGACTTTCGCGCAACGGTCGCTATCGGGACGGTGTCACGCACCGCCCGATTACCGGAGATGCAGCGTGA
- a CDS encoding glutamate-5-semialdehyde dehydrogenase, with the protein MTVETTIAGTTDTESPEMLVARIARDGRAAQRVLARLSDARKAEALRAAAAALREAEGPILEANALDIAAGEAKGLTGALLDRLRLDPARLEGIAHGLEQVAALPDPVGQVIERTERPNGLQLSRVRIPIGLIGIIYESRPNVTADAAALCLRSGNAVLLRGGSEALHSNRAIQAAMAKGLESVGIPAAAIQLVPTQDRAVVGAMLTAAGLIDMIVPRGGKSLVARVQADARVPVLAHLDGICHTYVHAAADPEMARSVALNAKMRRTGICGAMETLLLDTQFPGSRDVVTSLLDAGCELRGDARARALDPRILPATEEDWDTEYLDAVLSVAVVDGLDAALDHIAAHSSHHTDAIITADEDVAERFLAEADSAIVMVNASSQFADGGEFGLGAEIGIATGRLHARGPVALEGLTTYKWQVRGNGQARP; encoded by the coding sequence ATGACCGTAGAGACCACGATAGCCGGTACGACCGATACCGAATCGCCCGAAATGCTCGTTGCGCGCATCGCCCGTGACGGACGCGCCGCCCAGCGCGTCCTTGCCCGGCTCAGCGATGCCAGGAAGGCCGAGGCCCTGCGCGCTGCGGCTGCGGCTCTGCGGGAGGCGGAAGGGCCAATCCTCGAGGCGAACGCTCTCGACATCGCTGCAGGTGAAGCCAAGGGCCTGACCGGTGCCCTGCTCGATCGCCTGCGGCTCGACCCGGCGCGTCTCGAAGGCATTGCCCATGGCCTCGAGCAGGTCGCCGCCTTGCCCGATCCCGTCGGGCAGGTTATCGAACGGACCGAGCGGCCCAACGGCCTGCAACTCAGCCGCGTGCGTATCCCGATCGGCCTGATCGGTATCATCTACGAAAGCCGTCCCAACGTGACCGCCGATGCCGCAGCCCTGTGTCTGCGCTCAGGCAATGCCGTGCTGCTGCGCGGCGGCAGCGAGGCGCTCCATTCCAACCGAGCGATCCAGGCCGCGATGGCCAAGGGGCTGGAGAGTGTCGGCATACCTGCAGCGGCGATCCAACTCGTACCGACGCAGGACCGTGCGGTCGTCGGTGCCATGCTGACCGCGGCCGGCCTGATCGACATGATCGTGCCGCGCGGCGGCAAGAGCCTCGTCGCGCGGGTCCAGGCCGATGCCCGCGTGCCGGTGCTCGCCCACCTCGACGGCATCTGCCACACGTACGTCCATGCTGCTGCCGATCCGGAAATGGCCCGTAGCGTCGCGCTCAACGCCAAGATGCGGCGGACCGGTATCTGCGGGGCGATGGAGACCCTGCTGCTCGATACGCAGTTCCCCGGTTCGCGCGACGTCGTGACGTCATTGCTCGATGCCGGCTGCGAACTGCGCGGCGATGCCCGTGCGCGCGCGCTCGATCCGCGGATCCTGCCTGCGACCGAGGAAGACTGGGATACCGAGTATCTCGACGCGGTGCTCTCGGTTGCCGTCGTCGACGGCCTCGATGCTGCGCTCGATCACATCGCGGCGCATTCCTCGCATCATACCGACGCGATCATCACGGCCGATGAGGACGTGGCCGAGCGGTTCCTTGCCGAAGCCGACAGCGCCATCGTCATGGTCAATGCCTCGAGCCAGTTCGCCGACGGCGGGGAGTTCGGTCTCGGCGCGGAGATCGGCATTGCCACCGGCCGCCTTCATGCGCGCGGCCCGGTCGCGCTCGAAGGGCTGACGACCTACAAGTGGCAGGTGCGCGGGAACGGGCAGGCCCGGCCCTGA
- a CDS encoding M23 family metallopeptidase: MNFTSAGAWLSRLRAKFPDREFIMRSDGQVRFIRISSAMQLSAVGGAVLLATAWCGSMGAVAFERWSATSEQAELLDREAKVATAESRVAKYRDGLDEVTSDLSRRQKFIEQMVEAHIGDLPEDKAEDETVSDSTPETAKSVSKVSAVLPEASELTRIESEQLAFVERLTRYADRRSESASNAIRKLGLNPSTIIAGSRRAEGGPLLRLATGKDGSLDPRFKRLGVSLARMDALENGLASIPQVKPARVAYVSSSYGYRADPFTGAAAFHAGLDFPGPKGSPIYAAAKGKITFVGRRQGYGNCIEISHGNGLMTRYGHLSAFKAKVGQKVDAGTVIAAMGSTGRSTGSHLHFEVRVNGRPVNPRPFLEAATNVQQEAR; this comes from the coding sequence TTGAATTTCACATCAGCCGGGGCGTGGCTTTCACGCCTCAGGGCCAAATTTCCAGATCGCGAGTTCATCATGCGGTCAGACGGACAGGTCCGATTCATCCGCATTTCCTCTGCCATGCAGCTGAGTGCCGTCGGCGGCGCAGTGTTGCTGGCGACGGCCTGGTGCGGCTCGATGGGCGCAGTGGCGTTCGAGCGTTGGTCCGCGACGAGCGAACAGGCCGAACTGCTCGACCGTGAAGCCAAGGTCGCCACGGCCGAAAGCCGAGTCGCCAAGTATCGCGACGGCCTCGATGAAGTGACGTCCGACCTCTCGCGCCGCCAGAAGTTCATCGAACAGATGGTCGAAGCGCACATCGGCGACCTCCCCGAAGACAAGGCCGAAGACGAGACCGTTTCCGACAGCACGCCGGAGACCGCCAAGTCCGTCTCCAAGGTCAGCGCCGTCCTGCCCGAGGCTTCGGAACTGACCCGGATCGAGTCCGAGCAGCTCGCCTTCGTCGAACGCCTGACCCGCTATGCCGACCGCCGCTCCGAATCGGCCTCCAACGCCATTCGCAAGCTCGGTCTCAATCCCAGCACGATCATCGCCGGCTCGCGCCGCGCTGAAGGTGGTCCGCTGCTGCGCCTTGCCACCGGCAAGGACGGTTCGCTGGACCCGCGCTTCAAACGTCTGGGCGTCAGCCTCGCCCGGATGGACGCCCTGGAAAACGGTCTCGCGTCGATCCCGCAGGTAAAACCCGCCAGGGTCGCCTACGTTTCCTCGAGCTACGGCTATCGTGCCGACCCGTTCACCGGCGCCGCCGCTTTCCATGCCGGGCTCGACTTCCCCGGCCCGAAAGGATCGCCGATCTACGCTGCGGCCAAGGGCAAGATCACTTTCGTCGGTCGCCGCCAGGGCTACGGCAACTGCATCGAGATCAGCCATGGCAATGGCCTGATGACCCGCTACGGCCACCTTTCGGCCTTCAAGGCCAAGGTCGGCCAGAAGGTCGACGCCGGAACCGTCATCGCCGCCATGGGCAGCACCGGTCGCTCGACCGGTTCACACCTCCACTTCGAAGTCCGCGTCAATGGCCGGCCGGTCAACCCGCGCCCGTTCCTCGAGGCTGCCACCAATGTTCAGCAAGAAGCCCGCTAA
- a CDS encoding bactofilin family protein, producing MAKSNAGLRPSNGSTFSMLGADTNIVGNIEASADLHIDGRIEGDITCNALVQGEASEIVGAVKAETVRIAGTVRGTIAAREVVVLRTAKIDGDVAYDALTIEQGARLDGRLSPSGGHMPPAFGAADEAQVALEAAE from the coding sequence ATGGCCAAGTCGAATGCAGGCCTGCGTCCGTCGAATGGTTCGACGTTCTCGATGCTGGGCGCCGACACCAATATCGTCGGTAATATCGAGGCTTCGGCAGACCTGCACATCGACGGCCGGATCGAAGGCGACATCACCTGCAATGCCCTGGTCCAGGGTGAGGCGAGCGAAATCGTCGGCGCCGTGAAGGCGGAAACGGTCCGCATCGCCGGCACCGTGCGCGGGACCATCGCCGCACGCGAGGTCGTCGTCCTCAGGACCGCGAAGATCGACGGTGACGTGGCCTACGATGCCCTCACCATCGAACAGGGTGCCCGCCTAGACGGACGCCTGAGCCCGAGCGGTGGCCACATGCCACCCGCCTTCGGCGCTGCCGACGAAGCGCAAGTCGCGCTCGAAGCGGCCGAATAA